The DNA region AGATGCATGACGGCAAACGTCCCGACCACGGACATGGGCAGGGCCAGACTGGGGATGATCGTGGCCCGCACATTGCGCAGAAAAATGAAGATGACGGCCACCACCAGCCCCATGGTCAGCAGCAGGGTGAATTTCACGTCCTCCACGGATTCGCGGATGGACTCGGAGCGGTCATAGAGCACGGACAGCTCGATCGACGCCGGAATCTGATCCGCGAAGGTCGGCAACAGCTTGCGGATGTTGTCCACCACCTCCACGGTGTTGGTGCCGGGCTGGCGCTGCACGGCCAGGGTGATGGAACGCGTGTCGCCACGCCAACTGGCGATCTTGTCGTTTTCGACGCTGTCCAGCACCTGACCCAGGTCGCCCAGACGCACGGGCGCGCCGTTGCGCCAGGCAACGATCAGGGGACGAAAGGCGGCCGCGTCCATGAGCTTGCCGCTGGCCTGGACATTGAGGGCCGTGTGGTCGCCGTACAGGGTGCCCGTGGGCAGGTTGACGTTGGAACGGTCGATGGCTTCGGCCACCTCGTCCAAACCCACGTCCCGGCTGGTCAGGGCCTTGGGGTCGAGCTGGACGCGCACCGCGTACTTCTTGGCGCCGTAGATCGAGACCTGGGCCACGCCGCTGACCATGGAGATGCGCGGCGCGATGATGGTGTCCGCGTATTCGTTGACCTGGGACATGGGCAGGGTCTTGGAGGCCAGGCTGACGTAAAAAATGGGCGAATCGGCCGGATTGACTTTCTGGTACGAAGGTGGGCTGGTCATGTCGTCCGGCAGCTGGCGCTGGACCTTGGAAATGGCCGATTGCACGTCCTGGGCCGCCGCGTCGATGTCCCGCTCCAGAGCGAACTGCAGGGTGATGCGGGTCGAGCCCAGGGTGTTGGACGAGCTGATGGAGTCGATGCCGGCAATGGTCGCGAACTGGCGCTCCAAAGGCGTGGCCACGCTGGAGGCCATGGTTTCGGGGCTGGCTCCGGGCAGGCTGGCCGAGACCAGAATGGTCGGAAAGTCCACCGTGGGCAGATCGCTGACCGGCAGGGTGCGGTAGCTCATGACTCCGAAAAGCAGCAGGGCCAGCATGACCAGCGTCGTGGTCACGGGCCGGCGGATGAAGAGCGCGGCGATGTTCATTGCCTGGCCCCACCCTCACCCATGGCGGCCGGTCCGGAATCGTCGCCCTTTTGCGGGCGGATGGTCACGGCCGCGCCCGGCGTCAGACGCAGGTGCCCTTCCAGAACCACGCTTTCCCCGCCTTCCAGACCCGACGTCACCACCACAAGGCCGTCATGGCTTTGGCCGGTTTTGACCAGCCGGTAGTCCACGGTCTTGTCCGGCCGGATGACATAGACGAATTCCCCTTCCGCGCCCGGCATCACGGCCTGGACCGGCACCAACACCACATCTTCAAGGCCGCCCACGTCCAGGGTCACGTCGGTGAACTGGCCCGGCCACAAGGTCCGCGCCGTGTTGGCAAAGCGGGCCTTGAGGGCGATGGTCCCGGTGCCGGCGTCCACGGCACTGTCGATAAAATACAATTCTCCGGCAACGGCCTGGGGTGCTCCGGCCGGTTTGGCCCGGACCACAAGGGGTCTTACGGCCTGCCCGGCCATGATGGCCCGCAGATGGGCCTCGGGCACGGCAAAGCGCACATGCACGGGTTCCACTTTGGAGATGACGACCATGGGCGTGTCGGCATTGGCCTTGATCATGTTCCCGGCATGGGCTTGCAGCACCCCGGTACGGCCAGTGATGGGCGAACGGATTTCCGCGAAGGACAGTTCGACCCTGGCCGCTTCCACGGCTGCCTCGCCCGCCCGGATCTCGGCCTGCAGGGCGCTCAGTGCCGTGGCCGTGGTTTCCTGCTGGTCCTTGCTGATGATGCCCTGGCGCAGCAGGTCGTCGTATCGGCGTTTGTCTTCTCCAGCCTTGGCCAGCTGGGCGCGGGAGCGATCCAGGTCAGCTCGGGCCGCACGCAGGGCCGCCTCCAGATCGCGGCAGTCCAGGGAAAAAAGCGGGGCGCCCTGGCGTACATCCTGGCCTTCCTTGAAGTGGACCGCGCGCAGCAGGCCGGTGATGCGGGTTTTGATCTCGACCACCTCGCTGGCCTCCACCGTGCCGATGGCCGGGAGCACAATGGGCATTTGGCCGCGCACTGCCTGTCCGGCGACGACCGGCGCGGCCTTGGGTCCGGGTTTGGTGCCGGCTTTGTTTTCGGCCGCAGTGGAATATGCGGAGAAGGAAAGAAAAAATAGGGCCAGAAGGCAATATATGAATCTGGTCGGCATGGGCGGCTCGGTGTTGGGTGTGGATGTATTTATATGGAATTATTCGCGCCGGGATACGGTGTTTCTTTTGTGCCCGTCAACGCCGCGTCAAAGTCAGATTGACGGTCCTTCTTGAGATTTCAGGAGGATATGAATGACTTCGCTGGCCACGTACAGGCCGAACATGCCGGTCAAAAACGAAATGGACCCCAGGGGCGCACGCGGTCGGCCACTGACGCCCTGCTCCGGTGCCTCGTCCAGAAGCGGCTCGTTTTTGTTCAGGGCCGGTTCGGTAGAAAAAACGCAACGCACGCCGCTGGTCACGCCCCGTCGGCGCAGACGCTTGCGGATGATCTGGGCCAGGGGGCACATGAAGGACTTGGCGATGTCCGCGGCCTGGATCTTGGACGGATCGAGCTTGGCGGCCGCGCCCATGCTGGCCACCACGGGCAGACCCGCTTCCCTGGCCGCGACAATGAGGTTGACCTTGGAGTTGACCCCGTCGATGCAGTCCACGACCACGTCAAAACGCGGCTCCAGCAAAACGGCCACGTTCTCGCCATCCACGAACTGAATGCGCGCGTCCACGACGCAGTCCGGATTGATGTCCAGAACCCGCGCGCGGGCCACCTCGGCCTTGGGGCGGCCGATGGTCGATTCCAGGGCAAAGAGCTGGC from Deltaproteobacteria bacterium includes:
- a CDS encoding efflux RND transporter permease subunit gives rise to the protein MNIAALFIRRPVTTTLVMLALLLFGVMSYRTLPVSDLPTVDFPTILVSASLPGASPETMASSVATPLERQFATIAGIDSISSSNTLGSTRITLQFALERDIDAAAQDVQSAISKVQRQLPDDMTSPPSYQKVNPADSPIFYVSLASKTLPMSQVNEYADTIIAPRISMVSGVAQVSIYGAKKYAVRVQLDPKALTSRDVGLDEVAEAIDRSNVNLPTGTLYGDHTALNVQASGKLMDAAAFRPLIVAWRNGAPVRLGDLGQVLDSVENDKIASWRGDTRSITLAVQRQPGTNTVEVVDNIRKLLPTFADQIPASIELSVLYDRSESIRESVEDVKFTLLLTMGLVVAVIFIFLRNVRATIIPSLALPMSVVGTFAVMHLYGFSLDNLSLMALTLAVGFVVDDAIVMLENIVRHLEMGKSVLQAAFDGSREISFTILSMTISLAAVFIPVLFMGGIVGRLFREFAVVISVAILISGFVSLSLTPMLCALFLKDTHEVRHGVVFRTSERIFDGLQNLYRWSLGICLRHHVLTFAVSLAVLAGTV
- a CDS encoding efflux RND transporter periplasmic adaptor subunit — encoded protein: MPTRFIYCLLALFFLSFSAYSTAAENKAGTKPGPKAAPVVAGQAVRGQMPIVLPAIGTVEASEVVEIKTRITGLLRAVHFKEGQDVRQGAPLFSLDCRDLEAALRAARADLDRSRAQLAKAGEDKRRYDDLLRQGIISKDQQETTATALSALQAEIRAGEAAVEAARVELSFAEIRSPITGRTGVLQAHAGNMIKANADTPMVVISKVEPVHVRFAVPEAHLRAIMAGQAVRPLVVRAKPAGAPQAVAGELYFIDSAVDAGTGTIALKARFANTARTLWPGQFTDVTLDVGGLEDVVLVPVQAVMPGAEGEFVYVIRPDKTVDYRLVKTGQSHDGLVVVTSGLEGGESVVLEGHLRLTPGAAVTIRPQKGDDSGPAAMGEGGARQ
- a CDS encoding tRNA threonylcarbamoyladenosine dehydratase, encoding MMRFARTMQLIGEDGLACLNTATVAVFGLGAVGSYVVEALARAGVGHLVLFDHDTISVSNINRQLFALESTIGRPKAEVARARVLDINPDCVVDARIQFVDGENVAVLLEPRFDVVVDCIDGVNSKVNLIVAAREAGLPVVASMGAAAKLDPSKIQAADIAKSFMCPLAQIIRKRLRRRGVTSGVRCVFSTEPALNKNEPLLDEAPEQGVSGRPRAPLGSISFLTGMFGLYVASEVIHILLKSQEGPSI